Proteins from a single region of Thermodesulfobacteriota bacterium:
- a CDS encoding cupin domain-containing protein, producing the protein MGYVLSGKLKMVISNATYTIRAGDVIYLTAEMPSQWENPGPNVARLLWIKEK; encoded by the coding sequence ATAGGCTATGTCCTTTCAGGCAAATTAAAAATGGTTATCAGCAATGCTACTTACACTATCCGCGCCGGAGACGTGATCTATCTGACCGCAGAGATGCCGAGTCAATGGGAAAATCCAGGGCCTAATGTGGCCAGGTTGTTGTGGATTAAAGAGAAGTAG